Proteins encoded in a region of the Nicotiana tomentosiformis chromosome 9, ASM39032v3, whole genome shotgun sequence genome:
- the LOC104088988 gene encoding F-box/LRR-repeat protein At3g03360-like isoform X2, translated as MARVTADILPECLIQKILSYCSFKRAAKMSILSKTWLQAWLTLPNLKFRARYYKDVEITDTILERYRDNNIPIDTFEFLNCLESYSREVFFPPIGKWLDIALQNGVKDIVYEDPRRLVRSYPLPIFKILAAKSLRELVMEGCDLMLRGSLSGGVTNCISLRKLSLSYVRLDNNMLQTLLNSCPLIDTFILEYCPGLEKIELLNLQKIKSVSIKTRGNQRVKIQAPTLERLFCCGALEESPMLDVVEYQNLKSLELSGMNISDGFLQHLFSRSQSLESLILDNVCKGLERFKICGSQSLRILQIKDREDKVGEIDASNLVSLEYMGDQIPKLKIAKESSQLKRSHIRLDFWSGNNLNASWFRKLRIFLLSSISWSQVSLYFHKCNEINMKDLRLHHRVATPQVNVLNVYIKSRKGLPTFVDALLWSCHPRKLMLTSTVEMVTCFTDRLMYMKNSKPLYSQLKDVKAYKFDCKYEPLTERKKVYFLLDW; from the coding sequence ATGGCGAGAGTAACAGCAGACATATTGCCTGAATGCCTTATTCAAAAAATACTCTCTTATTGTTCTTTTAAAAGAGCAGCCAAGATGAGTATTCTCTCCAAAACATGGCTACAAGCTTGGTTGACTCTTCCCAACTTAAAATTCAGAGCTCGTTATTATAAGGACGTGGAAATAACGGACACAATCCTCGAGAGATACAGGGACAATAATATCCCTATTGACACGTTTGAATTTTTAAATTGTTTAGAATCTTATTCTCGTGAAGTTTTTTTCCCTCCGATTGGTAAGTGGCTTGATATCGCTCTTCAGAATGGTGTAAAAGATATAGTGTATGAAGATCCTAGGCGCTTGGTTAGATCATACCCTTTGCCTATATTCAAAATCTTGGCAGCAAAATCTTTAAGAGAATTGGTTATGGAGGGTTGTGATCTGATGTTGCGGGGTTCATTATCTGGTGGTGTCACGAACTGCATTTCTTTGAGAAAACTCTCTCTATCGTATGTAAGGTTGGACAACAACATGCTTCAGACTCTACTTAATAGTTGTCCCTTGATTGACACTTTCATCCTTGAGTATTGTCCAGGGTTGGAAAAGATTGAGCTGTTGAATCTTCAAAAGATCAAATCAGTTTCCATTAAGACACGTGGAAACCAGCGTGTTAAAATTCAAGCACCAACTCTTGAACGCTTGTTTTGTTGTGGTGCTTTGGAAGAGTCTCCTATGTTGGATGTTGTCGAATATCAGAATCTGAAATCTTTAGAGCTATCAGGTATGAATATATCCGATGGATTTCTCCAGCACCTTTTTTCTAGATCTCAATCCCTTGAGAGTTTAATATTAGACAATGTCTGTAAAGGGTTGGAAAGGTTTAAGATTTGCGGGAGTCAATCCCTAAGGATCTTGCAGATTAAGGATCGCGAGGACAAAGTTGGAGAGATTGATGCTTCAAATTTGGTATCACTTGAGTATATGGGAGATCAAATTCCTAAGCTTAAAATTGCAAAAGAGTCAAGCCAATTGAAGCGCTCACATATCCGTCTTGATTTCTGGTCCGGGAATAATTTAAATGCTTCATGGTTCCGTAAATTGAGGATATTCCTATTAAGCTCAATCTCTTGGTCTCAAGTTTCCCTTTATTTTCACAAGTGCAATGAGATCAACATGAAAGATTTGCGACTTCACCACAGAGTTGCTACCCCCCAAGTAAACGTTTTAAATGTGTATATAAAGTCACGTAAAGGGCTTCCAACTTTTGTGGATGCTTTGCTATGGAGTTGTCATCCTAGGAAACTCATGCTAACCTCAACTGTTGAAATGGTTACATGTTTCACCGATCGTTTAATGTATATGAAGAATAGCAAGCCCTTGTACAGCCAGTTAAAAGACGTTAAAGCCTATAAATTTGATTGTAAATATGAGCCGCTTACGGAGAGGAAGAAAGTTTATTTTTTATTAGATTGGTGA
- the LOC104088988 gene encoding uncharacterized protein isoform X6, giving the protein MFCNEQNMNSPFDARNFLLDGLEKIELLNLQKIKSVSIKTRGNQRVKIQAPTLERLFCCGALEESPMLDVVEYQNLKSLELSGMNISDGFLQHLFSRSQSLESLILDNVCKGLERFKICGSQSLRILQIKDREDKVGEIDASNLVSLEYMGDQIPKLKIAKESSQLKRSHIRLDFWSGNNLNASWFRKLRIFLLSSISWSQVSLYFHKCNEINMKDLRLHHRVATPQVNVLNVYIKSRKGLPTFVDALLWSCHPRKLMLTSTVEMVTCFTDRLMYMKNSKPLYSQLKDVKAYKFDCKYEPLTERKKVYFLLDW; this is encoded by the exons ATGTTTTGCAATGAGCAAAATATGAACTCTCCCTTCGATGCTCGCAATTTCTTGCTTGATG GGTTGGAAAAGATTGAGCTGTTGAATCTTCAAAAGATCAAATCAGTTTCCATTAAGACACGTGGAAACCAGCGTGTTAAAATTCAAGCACCAACTCTTGAACGCTTGTTTTGTTGTGGTGCTTTGGAAGAGTCTCCTATGTTGGATGTTGTCGAATATCAGAATCTGAAATCTTTAGAGCTATCAGGTATGAATATATCCGATGGATTTCTCCAGCACCTTTTTTCTAGATCTCAATCCCTTGAGAGTTTAATATTAGACAATGTCTGTAAAGGGTTGGAAAGGTTTAAGATTTGCGGGAGTCAATCCCTAAGGATCTTGCAGATTAAGGATCGCGAGGACAAAGTTGGAGAGATTGATGCTTCAAATTTGGTATCACTTGAGTATATGGGAGATCAAATTCCTAAGCTTAAAATTGCAAAAGAGTCAAGCCAATTGAAGCGCTCACATATCCGTCTTGATTTCTGGTCCGGGAATAATTTAAATGCTTCATGGTTCCGTAAATTGAGGATATTCCTATTAAGCTCAATCTCTTGGTCTCAAGTTTCCCTTTATTTTCACAAGTGCAATGAGATCAACATGAAAGATTTGCGACTTCACCACAGAGTTGCTACCCCCCAAGTAAACGTTTTAAATGTGTATATAAAGTCACGTAAAGGGCTTCCAACTTTTGTGGATGCTTTGCTATGGAGTTGTCATCCTAGGAAACTCATGCTAACCTCAACTGTTGAAATGGTTACATGTTTCACCGATCGTTTAATGTATATGAAGAATAGCAAGCCCTTGTACAGCCAGTTAAAAGACGTTAAAGCCTATAAATTTGATTGTAAATATGAGCCGCTTACGGAGAGGAAGAAAGTTTATTTTTTATTAGATTGGTGA
- the LOC104088988 gene encoding uncharacterized protein isoform X5 translates to MDILYSNFLWKFYHELDMNLLIKVFLNSELPLLFPDDRSWTMFCNEQNMNSPFDARNFLLDGLEKIELLNLQKIKSVSIKTRGNQRVKIQAPTLERLFCCGALEESPMLDVVEYQNLKSLELSGMNISDGFLQHLFSRSQSLESLILDNVCKGLERFKICGSQSLRILQIKDREDKVGEIDASNLVSLEYMGDQIPKLKIAKESSQLKRSHIRLDFWSGNNLNASWFRKLRIFLLSSISWSQVSLYFHKCNEINMKDLRLHHRVATPQVNVLNVYIKSRKGLPTFVDALLWSCHPRKLMLTSTVEMVTCFTDRLMYMKNSKPLYSQLKDVKAYKFDCKYEPLTERKKVYFLLDW, encoded by the exons ATGGACATTTTATACTCAAATTTTCTCTGGAAATTTTATCATGAGCTTGATATGAATCTTCTTATAAAAGTGTTCCTCAATTCAGAACTTCCATTACTTTTTCCAGATGATCGGTCATGGACAATGTTTTGCAATGAGCAAAATATGAACTCTCCCTTCGATGCTCGCAATTTCTTGCTTGATG GGTTGGAAAAGATTGAGCTGTTGAATCTTCAAAAGATCAAATCAGTTTCCATTAAGACACGTGGAAACCAGCGTGTTAAAATTCAAGCACCAACTCTTGAACGCTTGTTTTGTTGTGGTGCTTTGGAAGAGTCTCCTATGTTGGATGTTGTCGAATATCAGAATCTGAAATCTTTAGAGCTATCAGGTATGAATATATCCGATGGATTTCTCCAGCACCTTTTTTCTAGATCTCAATCCCTTGAGAGTTTAATATTAGACAATGTCTGTAAAGGGTTGGAAAGGTTTAAGATTTGCGGGAGTCAATCCCTAAGGATCTTGCAGATTAAGGATCGCGAGGACAAAGTTGGAGAGATTGATGCTTCAAATTTGGTATCACTTGAGTATATGGGAGATCAAATTCCTAAGCTTAAAATTGCAAAAGAGTCAAGCCAATTGAAGCGCTCACATATCCGTCTTGATTTCTGGTCCGGGAATAATTTAAATGCTTCATGGTTCCGTAAATTGAGGATATTCCTATTAAGCTCAATCTCTTGGTCTCAAGTTTCCCTTTATTTTCACAAGTGCAATGAGATCAACATGAAAGATTTGCGACTTCACCACAGAGTTGCTACCCCCCAAGTAAACGTTTTAAATGTGTATATAAAGTCACGTAAAGGGCTTCCAACTTTTGTGGATGCTTTGCTATGGAGTTGTCATCCTAGGAAACTCATGCTAACCTCAACTGTTGAAATGGTTACATGTTTCACCGATCGTTTAATGTATATGAAGAATAGCAAGCCCTTGTACAGCCAGTTAAAAGACGTTAAAGCCTATAAATTTGATTGTAAATATGAGCCGCTTACGGAGAGGAAGAAAGTTTATTTTTTATTAGATTGGTGA
- the LOC104088988 gene encoding F-box/LRR-repeat protein At3g03360-like isoform X3, producing MARVTADILPECLIQKILSYCSFKRAAKMSILSKTWLQAWLTLPNLKFRARYYKDVEITDTILERYRDNNIPIDTFEFLNCLESYSREVFFPPIGKWLDIALQNGVKDIVYEDPRRLVRSYPLPIFKILAAKSLRELVMEGCDLMLRGSLSGGVTNCISLRKLSLSYVRLDNNMLQTLLNSCPLIDTFILEYCPGLEKIELLNLQKIKSVSIKTRGNQRVKIQAPTLERLFCCGALEESPMLDVVEYQNLKSLELSGLERFKICGSQSLRILQIKDREDKVGEIDASNLVSLEYMGDQIPKLKIAKESSQLKRSHIRLDFWSGNNLNASWFRKLRIFLLSSISWSQVSLYFHKCNEINMKDLRLHHRVATPQVNVLNVYIKSRKGLPTFVDALLWSCHPRKLMLTSTVEMVTCFTDRLMYMKNSKPLYSQLKDVKAYKFDCKYEPLTERKKVYFLLDW from the exons ATGGCGAGAGTAACAGCAGACATATTGCCTGAATGCCTTATTCAAAAAATACTCTCTTATTGTTCTTTTAAAAGAGCAGCCAAGATGAGTATTCTCTCCAAAACATGGCTACAAGCTTGGTTGACTCTTCCCAACTTAAAATTCAGAGCTCGTTATTATAAGGACGTGGAAATAACGGACACAATCCTCGAGAGATACAGGGACAATAATATCCCTATTGACACGTTTGAATTTTTAAATTGTTTAGAATCTTATTCTCGTGAAGTTTTTTTCCCTCCGATTGGTAAGTGGCTTGATATCGCTCTTCAGAATGGTGTAAAAGATATAGTGTATGAAGATCCTAGGCGCTTGGTTAGATCATACCCTTTGCCTATATTCAAAATCTTGGCAGCAAAATCTTTAAGAGAATTGGTTATGGAGGGTTGTGATCTGATGTTGCGGGGTTCATTATCTGGTGGTGTCACGAACTGCATTTCTTTGAGAAAACTCTCTCTATCGTATGTAAGGTTGGACAACAACATGCTTCAGACTCTACTTAATAGTTGTCCCTTGATTGACACTTTCATCCTTGAGTATTGTCCAGGGTTGGAAAAGATTGAGCTGTTGAATCTTCAAAAGATCAAATCAGTTTCCATTAAGACACGTGGAAACCAGCGTGTTAAAATTCAAGCACCAACTCTTGAACGCTTGTTTTGTTGTGGTGCTTTGGAAGAGTCTCCTATGTTGGATGTTGTCGAATATCAGAATCTGAAATCTTTAGAGCTATCAG GGTTGGAAAGGTTTAAGATTTGCGGGAGTCAATCCCTAAGGATCTTGCAGATTAAGGATCGCGAGGACAAAGTTGGAGAGATTGATGCTTCAAATTTGGTATCACTTGAGTATATGGGAGATCAAATTCCTAAGCTTAAAATTGCAAAAGAGTCAAGCCAATTGAAGCGCTCACATATCCGTCTTGATTTCTGGTCCGGGAATAATTTAAATGCTTCATGGTTCCGTAAATTGAGGATATTCCTATTAAGCTCAATCTCTTGGTCTCAAGTTTCCCTTTATTTTCACAAGTGCAATGAGATCAACATGAAAGATTTGCGACTTCACCACAGAGTTGCTACCCCCCAAGTAAACGTTTTAAATGTGTATATAAAGTCACGTAAAGGGCTTCCAACTTTTGTGGATGCTTTGCTATGGAGTTGTCATCCTAGGAAACTCATGCTAACCTCAACTGTTGAAATGGTTACATGTTTCACCGATCGTTTAATGTATATGAAGAATAGCAAGCCCTTGTACAGCCAGTTAAAAGACGTTAAAGCCTATAAATTTGATTGTAAATATGAGCCGCTTACGGAGAGGAAGAAAGTTTATTTTTTATTAGATTGGTGA